A stretch of DNA from Sander lucioperca isolate FBNREF2018 chromosome 8, SLUC_FBN_1.2, whole genome shotgun sequence:
atacacacacacacacacacacacacacacacacacacacacacacacacacacacacacacacactacatcaACAAGGAATGTAGGTGTGTTTCATAATGGGTCTATCAACAAGTCAGCTCAGATTGAGACTAGTGTTTCTCCAGGGTAAGACATAATCTTTTCCCTCCAAATTCAAACAGTCACGGTAAAGTTCTAACAGTGGGCTGGGCTTCTTCAACTTCCAACAACAATTTTAAAAGTGGCTTCCATATGCAAAAGcaaagacatgttgtcatagtaAAATGGGATTGTAGGCTAATCCCTGGCAAATGCAACCTCTGTAATTGAGATGTTACTGGGGAAGGTGATTGTAATCCCTTTTTGAGTCGTATGTCTTGTGTCAGGAATTGaactaacacacacaggcaacatGCTCTGTTTACACAGTGTAATATAAACACAGAGTGTTAGCATTGTCAGTGGTGAGTGCTTATAAAACCAAATGATATTGTGTACTAAGGACACTCCTACGTATACCCGCCCTGATCAAATATTCTGATCCGTTAAGTTCCTAtaataatgttattttttttttaaatatcaagaGCTACACTAAATGTATGGTATAAAGCTATACAAATTATATTTAACCTGACCAGTGACACTAAATAACAACATATGCATAAAGGAAGTAGACCCAGGATCATAAGTGAATGGCACACGGCTGCCCCACACTTTGTGCAAGATGTTTTTAGAATTGGTGTAATCCATGCTTGTTGTAGCCTACAAAGGACTCGTCATGATAGCACTAAATTCAAAAGAATGTGCTCAGCAAATGTCATAACAGTCGGATTCTGTATATTACATGCAATGGTGGTTCTAGTCTTGTATTGCCTGTCCTAGCTGCCTATAGCACAAATCAACTGTTTTCATCCATCTTTAGCATGTTGCCTTTTTTGCCTGAAGGGTAACATATGTAGAATAGTCAGCCAGTGAGGGCTTATCAGGTTGGTCCACATTGATTGAGTAAGACTAGGGCATCACCACAGGAAAGACCTAGGGGTTATCTATTATTTATCAGAATCAATGGGGCTATCTAAGACACAAGAGGAAAGCACACTCATTTAGCCAAATAGAGCATGGAAAAGGTTCACAGTTTTTTACTTTGAGAACGCACACACAGCAAGGTGCCTACTACCAGTGTGAGCTTCACTGCAAGTCAATCAAAATTAAAACGCATCGCACAACTGTTCTCCAGCACACCATACTTTAATCCAAGTTTTTGACACATTCAATGGGGGATTTTGGCCTGAGGGTGGCAACAGAAGAAAGGTCAAATGATCATCACAATATGATGGTGGTGCTACAAATGGATAGGGTCTCCAAAATCATGATGAATCATCCTCGAAGTGCCATGAATATCCATTCCAAGTATATCAATCTGGCCTGTAGACACATCCTGATCTAGATTAAGCTGTCAGACCGAACAGTCgaccaaatgaaaaataaactaaagaATAAACTAAATAACAAAGTCAGCATTCAAGCAGCATGTAAATGTACAAAATGGAAAGATGAATGaatatgtctgtttttgttcttgGAGTATGGTTTCATACGCATTATAATAAACTAAATACATGGCAGTTTGGGTCTCTGGACAAGATTCCATTAAATCATATTTATCTATCCTCACCTTGACTTTATGGTACATTATGTCTATTTTCCTGTTATAGAAGCAGATTGCACTTTGACGATGGGGTATTGAGGGATCTCTACTCACATGTCTGCTGACCTGACAAAGCTTTTAACAAATTGATTGCTCTTTGTTTCTATCTTGTtcacttttcctctctctcgctctctgtagACTATTCGTTTAAGTTTTAGTGACCAACAAAACTGGAATCTCAAGTCCGTGTGGGCTCAGACAGGCCCTTGTTTACGTCAAATTACAGACACACCCTAACAGGTTCTAGGGACAGGAGAAGTTTGGTTTGAGTGTACTTTGTCTTTGATTATTTACTGTTACTCTATGGTTGTGGTGATTAAAAATAATATCCCAGCATTCAATGAACAACCTAATTTTGACAGaaaatattagggctgggacgatatgcttttgtcccgattggATTATTTCACAATACATGGGTGTCGATtcaatttgtattgcgattttcatttattgcgattctaaaagtattgcgattcaatagtattgagtattgtgattttattttccttctttaacaaaaacaaaagttgaataatacacttttaAAGACAAGATATCAAGATCGtgaaacatttctaaaaactaattgttaaACGGCACATCATGTCGTTCAGTCtgatatttatttcatttgtaaagaagtacatcactagcctggctccaccctcctacgtacttacgTTCAATTTTCATTTGCCTTctgtactacgtctgggttcgcagtatagtcttgggttttctccaagggggtaagcttctcctcacaacgcatacctcctatggcgccattttgatgctaacaagcactcaccccccgttagcatcccattgactgccattcattttgacgtcactttgacagcgaataactttacatctgaagggtttaaagactttatttgtccattgtttatttctaaagaaacacgacaatgtataaaaggctccattaccttgtatctcacgttatggctccgtagcagacgtttttgtaaaaataggctaacgattgtgtcataaccacgcgacttactgtcgcatagtaaaggaattaccgtatagtacaggagaagctcgcaggcagtttagacttacattagctgtttaagtttaattactaatgttaactagcattgtagttagcaataattagcctgtgtccatgttatctccttacatatacctacgctctctgtctctgcaatattcggaatgattgagatttctcttggcacagctaccagaagacttacaactttcagacaggttgctcacgtcacatttacgtcgtctctctcagttggaggctgcgcagtaacgctcggcgctcaccagaaaagtgtttctaatatccttcactggtctccgtccagagcaacgggatctgttgatccattctatatacagtctatggttttctccagccaaatttttggcagtccaatcagcgaacagagggagtggctgagaacaatGACGTTGAGGCCGTGTGCTAGAGTTGTAGTtctgtaatggcggcggagaaagatgcgagcgaagccattcggtccgttgtggcaacgctgccgaatatccagaagttaaagcctgagcaagaacaatcttttctgagttttgttggtggccatgatgttgttgccctcctccccacggggttcaggaaaagtttgattttggtgaaggagttggctaaggctaacgctagcgatgctaatgctaaatataagccttgttggtctcccctcttgttgcgcatgacatacgtcacgaccaaacgttagcaatTGGTTATGGctgagtggctctgggcagatccaatagttttaaacttcaacagagtacccgccttcaaggaagttaacacttgtcaatggagagaggccagactctctgtataaatgaaatgtacgagagtctggtaggaccaggctagtacatcacatgtattttctgcattttctgctttcggtcaGAAAATGGATATGATCAGTATCAGCGGTActgtaaaaatagaaaatatttaggtgaataattggtaaaaatacaaaatattgattGTAGGGGAAATAATCGATTTTAAAAATCGTTATCATTTTCaactttttaacattaaaagaagATCGAGTGTAAAGTTTAACCCTGCAGTGATCACTATTTTGGGGACTGCCAGTCAGTGTTTACTGAAACAGTAACTTAGCCTTTGCTGCTAGGTGTCAGGTTAGTATGAAGAACCTAAAATAGCTGCTGCAAAGAGCTCTGCTAACTTGGAAACCCAGGCCAGTCTGGGTAGGGTCACCTTTgctttatatagcttatattaTAGTATTGAATATATCTAAAAAAAACTCCTTGTTGATCAACAACAGACTTTACAGGGTCATTCCTTATTATACCCTTCACCTATACTGCTCTCCAGCCCTCACCCACCAGCACCTTCCCTTGTCTGTCCGATTCATAGGTCTGATCGGGTGAATAAAGTAATAGGAATATGTTTTTACGATGCTTACTTTTCTCTGgttaattttattaattaacAATGTTAAGACATACTTCAGGTAACTTGTGATggacattgttttttgttttaacatgtGGGTGGGTGATGTGGATACAATCTTCTGTatgtaatttttttatgttactATTCTGGGAACTCAAAAGACAACTTTTGGGGGAAAATACTATCCAGACTTATGGAATGTTGATTTAGCCTAATCCAACAAATTAGATACCAGACAAATCAAGGTTTTTCAtcacattgatttaaaaaattatttaaaaatccaGTATTGCCATAACTGTCATATTGATTCACAACATTGCTAGCACAGTCCCATACTACCTGATATTTTAAAGGGGCAGCTGTGGCCGGGTTGCAGATTTCCTGCAGTGACTCTGCAGCAAATCCGTTTTGCTTGTTCTTTTGACTTCAACCGTCTTCCCCCTATATATCTCTTTGCTTCCATCTAGTGGCGGAGTTTCTAAATGACTCCTTTTGGATCCCTGCAACTGTAGCTTTTGTGTCAAATCTGATTATGATACAATTTGCCAATAAAATTCTGCAAAGCAAAAACCCCTTCACTATGTTTAAATCTCTTAGTTCACTGGAAAAGAACAACACTTGCTAGGAGTATACAACCCTTTCCCTTCCCTGCATTGCCACTTTATCTTCGCTCCACTGTATTTcccttctctccttttctctgccCCCTTTTTCaacttctcctcttcctctcttccagCGTGAATGCATCTCTGTTCACGTAGGCCAGGCTGGGGTCCAGATGGGGAACACCTGCTGGGAGCTTTACTGTCTGGAACACGGCATCCAGCCAGACGGCCAGATGCCCGACTGCAAGCCGGTGGGAGGCCACGACGACTCTTTCACCACCTTCTTCAGTGATACTGGGTCTGGGAAGTACGTCCCTAGAGCGATCTTTGTTGACCTGGAACCCACTGTCATTGGTCAGTAGTGTTATCACTTGGAGCTTGTAATGTTCTTAGATGTCAGCAATTCCAGAAGATGGTAGTGTCTTCCTTTTGTGGCATAGATAAGTGCAAGACAGATGTGAAAATTGAGAGAAGTTAATCTAATCATCCATCATTCTCCACGGACATTGCTCATCCAGTTGTCAATAGCTGACACAGCATAGAAGTTGGGTCTTActtattttacctttttttcttttaccaaaCCACACACATTTTCATCTGCATGTTGTCATAGGTGAAAGAATGAGGTGTCACAGTGAGCATGTGAAATGATGTATCCACTAATagactataataataataataataatagacatTTTCTGTAACGGATGTATTAGTTTTCTCAACTATGGCTTCTGTCTTTTAATTTCCCAGATGAGGTGCGCACAGGAACGTACCGTCAACTATTTCACCCGGAACAGCTGATCTCAGGAAAAGAAGATGCAGCCAACAACTACGCCCGTGGACACTACACTATTGGCAAAGAGATAATTGACTCCGTACTAGACAGAATCCGCAAACTGGTAAGCCACTTGTAGTTGTGAGTTTTGCAtaatttgcattcacactggcttTGCCCTCCTTAACAGGGCTCCTTACAGTCAACAGCTCAGTCAGAACTGCAGTCAGACCTCACTCTACAGTATATTTAGCCATGTTATAGAATGGAAGCTCACACTGCTACTAGTGCTGAATGAAATTGGATGCAGAATGGGCCTAAGCAGCCTTTTGAATGGGACTGTAGGTTGCATGTATGGAACCTTTATGCAGATCTGTGAAGATACTGTagatttcctttttattttatgatcATACACATAAGTATAAAGCAGTGTGAagcaatgctttggtttactgTTTTTATCCAGTCTTTATCATTGTTTCTCTGTATCTGTAGGCTGATCAGTGCACGGGTCTCCAAGGCTTCCTGGTCTTCCACTCCTTTGGTGGAGGCACTGGCTCAGGTTTCACCTCCCTGCTGATGGAGAGACTCTCTGTTGACTTTGGCAAAAAGTCTAAGCTTGAGTTTGCTGTCTACCCAGCCCCCCAGATTTCCACAGCTGTAGTAGAGCCTTACAACTCCATCCTGACCACCCACACCACCCTGGAGCACTCTGACTGCGCCTTCATGGTGGACAACGAGGCCATCTACGACATCTGCCGCAGGAACCTCGATATTGAACGCCCGTCATACACCAACCTGAACAGGCTCATCAGCCAGATAGTCTCGTCCATCACAGCGTCACTTCGCTTTGATGGAGCCCTGAATGTTGACCTGACAGAGTTTCAGACCAACTTGGTGCCCTACCCTCGTATCCACTTCCCTCTGGCCACCTATGCTCCAGTCATCTCTGCAGAGAAAGCCTACCATGAGCAGTTGTCAGTTGCTGAGATCACAAACGCCTGCTTTGAGCCATCCAATCAGATGGTGAAGTGTGATCCTCGTCATGGTAAATACATGGCCTGCTGTCTGCTGTATCGTGGTGATGTGGTGCCCAAAGATGTCAATGTGGCCATTGCAGCCATCAAGACCAAACGCAGCATCCAGTTTGTAGACTGGTGCCCCACAGGCTTCAAGGTGGGCATCAACTATCAGCCTCCAACTGCAGTTCCTGGAGGAGACCTGGCCAAGGTGCAGAGAGCTGTGTGCATGCTGAGCAACACCACAGCCATCGCTGAGGCCTGGGCACGTCTCGACCACAAGTTTGACCTCATGTACGCCAAGAGAGCCTTTGTCCACTGGTATGTTGGGGAGGGCATGGAGGAGGGAGAGTTCTCAGAGGCCAGAGAAGATATGGCTGCCCTGGAGAAGGATTATGAAGAGGTTGGGATAGACTCCTTTGacgaagaagaggaaggagaggaataTTAGATGGGCTTAGTTGGCATTTGCCATTTATTTTCGATGACAAAACCAGTCTATTTATTAAATAGACAATTTGTTTCAAATTTAGAAATAttcttttgttttgatttacctttttaaattaaaaattggCCTACCTACCTGTAAAGCTTCTTTGTTGTGCCATCAAAATTACTTTAGACAGCTTTTGTGTCAATGTATACTTATTTTatcaataaaacagaacattgTTCAATAACCTGATTTTTATAAGTTTGAAACCTCTGTTGTTTCTCAATAAATCTTTCCCCATAAtatgtttcttctttttactttaaaaaaggaatCCTTCGGTTTCTGTTAgtcatttaacattttattaatattttaatgATGAAAATGATCATCTAATTTGTATAATTTTATACCCGTTGTTTGTATCCATTTTTTtgtactacataaatacagtgttGAGCAACTTTGTCGTTCCTTAACCTAATTTTGTTGGAATGCCAGTAGTTTTACAGCTTCAGGGCTCAGTGAAATCCAGCTTAGGAAGCCACTTCCACGGAGAAGAAACTAATTTCTAGGGCAGTTCAGACATTGGTTAGTATGAAAAATTCTTAGCTCAGCTGACCTCATATCAATTTGGTAAAATGAAGACTTTATCATCTCTGAGTTTTTGGCATATTTTTAaataccaatttttttttttttaatcaaagatATATCCTCCTTATTCCTGAACTCCCTTTATGCATTCTGGTGCTAAAATAGAGTCCTCCATCTCTTGCTTAGTGCATGCTGGGTAACTTTGCTGAAACCTTAGAACATTTCTTTTTAAGACCGtccagttttttttacagtctatagaCTGTACAAAACCTATATGGTCCCAACTTTGGTTATTGATAAGTTATCAAGCTAACTCAGTTTGAAATGTGATACATAATCATGTATGGTATACAGGCCttaagcataaatcagccttatcTAGATAACGAGATACTGCGGAAACTCTATTTAGGCTACTGGAATGTGGCGTCCCCTAGTGGTGGTTGTTGAGGTTGCAGAGGCTTGGCTGACATTTCTTACGAGTGCAGAAATCAACACGTCGCAGGGTTATGTAATGTATGTCGCAGCATCAAAATTAGGTTAACGTTAGCAGAATTTACTCACGTCGCGTCGTTAATCACAGCTAGCTTGCAATGGCAACAGGCTGGAGAATATGCAGTGCAGGCAAAATTAGTCATGACTTTCGGCTGAATGGACCCTGACTCCCGAAGATCACGAGAAAACGTTGCATAAATAGATTTGCGAGTAAGTTACTTCACAAAGGGAGTAAATAATTCATCATAAACTCTGCGTTGAAACCTGCGATAGTATAGCCTAAGCCTCAGTAGATCAGTgggatagtctaaaaatattgtaattgactgaattaaaaatataaacacgcacacaaataGAGATATAGCCATATAGCCTACAACTGTTCCAATTAGTCAAACCTCAGAGTTTGTCCCATTACCACAAgtggtgcccttgagcaagcaCTTCATCCTAAAGAAACATCAGTGAGTTTCTTCAGTCTGTAACAGACAGAGAGCCTTTAACCCATAGACTATGCTTTAACCAATGCACATTTCTGAACAGTCTTCTACATAACACTGGGTCCCATTCAAGGAATAAGAAATGTGTCTAATTCCATCTAATTCCCACAAGTGCAATAAACCATGGTATGCAACACCACCTAGTAACTTTTATAAGCATCATTAAGCAAGAAGCCTACAGAAATGTGTCCATTAATGTTAGGGCTGGGATGCGTTTGTCTCGATCGATTCTTTCAAAATACGTGGGTGCCAATTCGAtttgtatttcaattttcatttattgctaTTCTAGAAGTAGgttattgcgattttcttttccttctttaacaaaaacaaaagttgattcattcacttctagagacaatatatcatgagacatttctaaaaagaatgcacatcacatcagtctgacatttatttcatttttaaagaagTAGCCTATGCCTACATATCATGTATTTTCTGCATTATCTATTTTCGGTCTGTTTTGCTgcaaacggatatgatgtagttgtCGTCAGCGGTAGGCCTaccataaacagaaaatatttaggtgaattattggtaaaaaaataaataaaaaattgtcaCAAATAAATCACAATTGGCAACGTACGATTTTCGATTTCTTTCCCCCAACACCCTAATAAATGTATATGGTAATAAGTGAAATTATCTTTTAAGGTTTacttatttgttaaattatggTTTCGCCTGTTCATTAATCGACAGATTTTTGCTCACATTGTCCTTTTGGTGAATCCTGCATTACTATAACTGTGTGTTCATCCTCAGATAGTGGCTGTCACAGCGAGGGACCTGTGGCTTGCTGAAGAATTTGCCAAAAAGCACAACATCCCTGAAGCATATTGAGTTTACAAAAGATACAGACATTCTTCTGTCAGCATACAGTATATGGCATAGCCTAACGTTTTGCTCTAAATTGATACACATTTCCTACTTGAATAAGTGAACGCCATCCTTCTTACCACCTATGGTGCGCTCTTCATGAAGTCCAAATATAATGTGCTAATTAAGAAGCCTCTGAAGCCATGAATTCAAGGGAGGTGCAGGAACTCATCACTGCAGATAAAGGTTTCTTTCTCATGTAAGTAACTAAATATCTTTTTTCATTCTCCAAAATCACATTTACCATTCACCATTTTTCTGTTCAACGTATTCCATGTCattaggggctttccgaccggatagtacttgtactttttagaggaaaagcttctaaaaactaaactaaactaaaaacttctaagcagttctaagaactactctcccccaaaatctttttttccgtttgcattcccactggccaagtggccatagggacttgtagaaggggtaagggagtgacgcaagcacggctttatagcgttaaaatcagaaaacaaatacaccaaaaaaaagtatgaactaaatactaaatctaatgtatatagcatatttgtcataatttaaacaagtctcccgaagagaaaagggtatctctctctcccccgcctctgtcTGCTGCACTGTggacgtgtgtatgtgtgtgtgactgcccGGTCAGCATGGTTGTCAAGCCCGCAgggtggagtttaactccgaaaagacagttaaccacaggttcccgttaatgttatgatggacatgtgttgtgatatttaaacaaatgatACGTCAACgccgaaataaaagcctcttatttacgagaccggtctgagagacctccagctcacagcggggtctctgagccagtcatggccgagcgacgagctagaggccggggcaggcgcctgctggctgtcgcctgctggctgctggctgtcgcctcacttcatggagctccgaaaactttgaagcaaattgtcaattcggcatcaattttcgcaagactgcctatattcgaaatctaaacagttcatttctcgcctaaaacgttgtcagaagtgaatttaatgatgaaagatggtaaaaattgttaaaaatgtcccgttgttggttagtctgcaagttccgagttggcagtgggcatgacttataagttcgaccaatcaagtacacctaggaaaagggaaaagggaaaagaccctgctctgaagtaggagctaaaaaagtaggCTATGCTACtgggccagaggaacttaaaaatccatatttttcctgtcggaacacaacggaaaaaagtgttctaggaacatttagttctaagaactgcaaaaatccctccggttgGAAAGCCCCTTTTGTTCAGGCATTTTGGACATGTTTCTTTCCTTTAgcccagagatcttcaacagggggtcctcagagttactgtagggggccaccaaattattgtctTGCTAATGTCTTAATATTAATCCAACCtattattattagcaaatataaatcagtttatttgtgaaaaaacacattgatgataggcttactagcctataggtaaggtagtcatccacagatacattatacattattattatt
This window harbors:
- the LOC116050047 gene encoding tubulin alpha chain-like, with protein sequence MRECISVHVGQAGVQMGNTCWELYCLEHGIQPDGQMPDCKPVGGHDDSFTTFFSDTGSGKYVPRAIFVDLEPTVIDEVRTGTYRQLFHPEQLISGKEDAANNYARGHYTIGKEIIDSVLDRIRKLADQCTGLQGFLVFHSFGGGTGSGFTSLLMERLSVDFGKKSKLEFAVYPAPQISTAVVEPYNSILTTHTTLEHSDCAFMVDNEAIYDICRRNLDIERPSYTNLNRLISQIVSSITASLRFDGALNVDLTEFQTNLVPYPRIHFPLATYAPVISAEKAYHEQLSVAEITNACFEPSNQMVKCDPRHGKYMACCLLYRGDVVPKDVNVAIAAIKTKRSIQFVDWCPTGFKVGINYQPPTAVPGGDLAKVQRAVCMLSNTTAIAEAWARLDHKFDLMYAKRAFVHWYVGEGMEEGEFSEAREDMAALEKDYEEVGIDSFDEEEEGEEY